The sequence cctccacaattacccgacctcaacccaattgagatggtttgggatgagttggaccgcagagtgaaggaaaagcagccaacaagtgctcagcatatgtgggaactccttcaaaactgttggaaaagctggttgagagaatgccaagagtgtgcaaagctgtcatcaaggcaaagggtggctactttgaagaatctaaaatatatttagatttgttaaaagaaaaaaaatgggttactacatgattccatatgcgttaatTCATagttcgatgtcttcactattattctacaatgtagaaaatggtaaaaataaagaaaaacccttgactgagtaggtgtgtccaaacttttgactggtactgtgcacagacagagacagacagtatgtatGATTgatattatatacacacacacacacacatttatatatGCCATAATTTTCAGAAACAtttctggaaggagagaggaaaagcATTACAATTAAAAAAGGAAACTTTTGAGAAATATATATGTAGACTTCAATGGCAATAAACTCCTCTCTGATTCTACGTTGTACTACAGCCCAGTTTATAACCACCACATAACATGTTAAATAATTGGTGTTTAATGAGAAGCCGCCTTCTTTTAAGGTTTAGAGCTGCTGGTTTCCATTCACAATATATTAGAAATGGCATTAAGCATGTTCTAGGTCACATCAGGTAGCTTGGAACTATTTAGCACAAGTCTTCTACTCTCCATCCAGTGACATACACACTGTAATACCTACTGCGACTCACAACTAGTTATTTTACATTGGATGGTGCTTGTAATTACACATGGAATCAAGGTGCCGAAGTTCATGTCACAGCAAGAGTCACCAGCCCTGAGCAGTGCGGCCCTGAGCAGTgcccattttagtctcatctttGTGATGTGCTTTTTTTTCTCCCTTATTTATTGGGAGGGTGATCACCAACACAAGTGGATTAAGTCTGTAGCCAACATCCACAATGTGGACAACTCTCCAACGCAAAAGAAGTCCCGTCATGTCATCTAGGCTTGATATTCGCCCATGATGAACAGTGCGGTGAGGGGCAAAGGGTTATGTAATACTGTAGCTACTACTTCAACTTCAAAGCCCACACTTATTGTTACCTGGCTTTTGGCTATTCTGAGACGCATTTCCCATGAATGACGCCAGTGTGATGAATTAACACGTAAAAGAGCCTATTAAAAACAGGTGTCAGACGTGGGTAACATTTCTCCGGTGGCTATGCGTGCCCTGCATTCTTTAAGCATATTTACAATTGCACAGATGTTCATTCTGTATTTAAAGCTTTTTTTGGCCGGCTTTGCATCCCTCCTTTGCATCCAATTTGGTTTGAAAACCATCATCTGTCATGTTACAGCCATCATTACCACATGTTGCTAGGATATAACGATTGCATTGGACCTCCACGGCATTGGGACTTTGTAAACTTAATTGCCCTAGCGCAGGTTAAGTGGCACAGCCCAAATGGTTTAGCATAGGGATCCCAAACTCGATCCTGGTGCGCCCCCCgatttgtttttgccttagcactacacagctgattcaaataaccaactcatcatcaagctgtgatcatttgagtcagctgtgtagtgttagggggaAAAACTAAACATGCACCCAGGGGGGTCccgggaccgagtttgggaaaccctgctttagCAGGGATGAGTTCAAAGCTTTGGCTGTTATttagcttgtaagtaagcatgtctGCTGGACCCTTGGGGGTTCGGTTCCTCTCCCTCCCAACCATTGCTTCATCCTGATTACATTTAAGTTAACATAATTCTGCCATGGTGAAAACAAAATCTATCATCTGTCCCAACCCAATACCCTTTGTGATCCcagttttgcaacaaaaaaaaaatcatatttgaCCCAATTAAATTTCAACACATAACAGAATAATAAATCGTCCCCGTAAAGTTCCCAGCACAATTACACAATAAACGTACATGAGGTAAATCCCTGTAGTATGGGATAGCTAGCTGACACCACAACCCCAAATCCCTGTTCAGTGTTTTGTTCTGTGATTAGTGTTAACAGTGAAAAGCCAGCACAGGAATGACTATGACACTGTTCAGGTAGGCACAAGAACAACATCCCCCTTCCCCCAGACACACCTCCCCACTTGTGATCCAGGTGACCTACATGTGTATGGCGCTGCAGCGCTTTGCGGCTCTTTTTTTTGTCCCTTTCCCCACCCCCTACCAGCGGCGCAGCGGCAGGCTCCGCCTCTCAGGACTTCCTGTGTCGGAGTGACTCGGAGATGCCGTTGAGTTTGCTGCGTCCCGACGGGGTTGCCGTGCCACCATTGCCATGGGGACGGCCGCAGTCCCCTGTGACCTCCTGCTTCCGTCGGCGAGCGTCTTTGTAGCGGAGAGTGATGTCACTGCGGGTAGAGCAGAGGAAGAGAGTCAAGGGGGacacagtggcacacacacacacacgtgtaaggATGTTCACCAGCCTATATAGGCCTAAACGTTAGCACGTCTTCACACAAACTTACAAATATCCTGATTCTAAAGCACCCCCAATGGTTATGAACACGCTCACCCCCATCCTCCCTAAGGGACAGTGTAGAATAGTAAGACATACATAGGTTGTGTGTTTGTCAAACAGCTGAGGAGGAGGACACCACTTTTCAAGTCTCTGTTTAAAGATGGCATGTCCAGACTACATGTGGCTATATTCCTCTGTGCACTTCAGAACCATGACTGAAGACAGTTGGTGGAAGGTGCAGGGTGAGGAGCTGTTGATCTGATTGGCTATCAGAGGATGGCGGGCGGGGTGGGGTCAGCATGCTGACTGACAGGTTGAAGGGCAACAGTCTCATAGCAACAATATCCCTATTTTCATAGCAACAGTTCCCTGTGAAGAAACCCTTGGCCACACTTTAAAAACGGCCAATAATACAGCCAGGACGGCGAACCCTCTTCtagagagctactgggtgtgttCCGGCCCTgttttaacacacctgattcagttaATCAAGCTTACCCGACTCCTGAGCTAATGATTAGTACAATTATGTGTGTTCAAGCTAAAATGTTGACTGCTGAGAGTACTAAAGGACTAGAGTTGAGAAACTGCATGCACCcaaggagggtagctctccagaagGAGGGTAGGTAGCTCTCCAGAAGGAGGGTAGGTAGCTCTCCAGAAGGAGGGTAGGTAGCTCTCCAgaaggagggtagctctccagaaggagggtagctctccagaaggagggtagctctccagaaggagggtagctctccagaaggagggtagaggagggtagctctccagaagGAGGGTAGGCCACACTGGATTTGCCAGGGAGAATCGTTAGAAAAGCCCTCAGAGATAACATGACACGTCTTGCAGGGTGACATGGCACAGGAAATAATCATTGACACAGCATCTCACACCACCAGCTCATGCCATGTAATACTTTATAAACTGTGTTGGTGGCTGAGGTATgagtcatacagtgcattcggaaagtattcagaccccttcactttttccacatttcattaagttacagccttattctaaaattgattaaattgtcccccccatcaatccacacacaataacccataatgacaaagcaaaaacaggtttagaatttgTTGtacatgtataaaaaaaaaataatgaaatatcacatatacatatacataagtattcagaccctttagtcagtactttgttgaagcacctttggcagcgattacagcctcaagtcttcttgggtatgacgctacaagcttggcacttgGCACtggggatttggggattttctcccattcttctctgcagatcctctcaagctccatcaggttggatagggagcgtcactgcacagatattttcagacctctccagagatgttcgatcgggctcaagtccggactctggctgggccactcaaggacattcagagacttgtcccgaagccactcctgcattgtcgtggctgtgtgcttagggtcattgtcctgttggaaggttaacctttatcccagcctgaggtcctgagtgctctggagcaggttttcatcaaggatctctctgtacactttgctccgttcatctttccttcgatcctgactagtctccctgtccctgccgctgaaaaacatccccacagcatgatgctgccaccaccatgcttcaccgtagggatggtgccaggtttcctgcagacgtgacacttggtattcaacccaaagagttcaagcttggtttaaccagaccagagaatcttgtttctcatggtctgagagtcctttagtgccttttagcaaactccaagcaggctgtcgtgtcttttactgaggggcttccgtctggccactctaaaaataaagacctgattgctgctgagatggttgtccttctggaaggttctcccatatccacagaggaactctggagctctgtcagagtgactatcaggttcctggtcacctccctaaccaaggcccttctcccccaattgctcagtttggccgggcagccagatctaggaagtcttggtggttccaatcttcttccatttaagactgatggaggccactgtgttcttggggaccttaaatgctgcagaaatgttttggtacccttccctagatctgtgccttgacacaatcctgtctcggcactctacagacaatttctttgaccttatggcttgggttttcctctgacatgcactgtcaactgtgggaccttatataaacaggtgtgtgcctttccaaatcatgtctaatcaattgaatttaccacaggtggactccaatcaagttgtagaaacatctcaaggatgatcaatagaaacaggatgcacctgagctcaatttcgaggctAATAGccaaggttctgaatacttacataaataaggtatgtttttgttttttttaattataaatttgccaaaattACTAAacccgttttcactttgtcattatggcccattgtgtgtaaattgatgaggatttattattttatcaattttagaagtaagctgtaacgtaacaaattgtggaaaagggggtctgaatactttccgaatgcactgcagtCATAGCTTTCCAAATGTTCCAGAACGGCACTTTGAAGTGTGCAGTTGACAACTTCCACTTCATTTAAAGTGTGTTCACTGATCAAACCCTTTTCTACTTGAGGAACAAtctgagagagaaaagaaaaaggAGTGTGAGgtcagaaaacaaaacaaaaaaaacaggaagAGGATAGTAGTACGACACGGCATAACCGAAAACAACATGCATCATGAGATGGATTGATTCGGAAGAGGAAAACATGGATCTATTTTGGATCCAGAGAAGGTGAGGTGGCGGGTGATGATGATGGCACCACAGCAGACCACAGCTACGTAGGAGAAGAGAGACAGCCTCGCTCCTACACCTACCTCACTGGACATGAACATTGCCGCTAAGAACGAGAAGGGACAGGAGGAGGGTTGGAGAAAAAAGACGAGAAGCTTTAACATGCAGGGCTAATATACCCAGTCACGTCCTGCATGGGGGAGGGGGGCAACATAAAAGAAAACTTGccacataaaaaaacaaacatacaacgACCATGATGGGGAGGTGGGAGGAAAAAAAAGGAAAccaaaaaaaatctacaaaaaAAAAGATACATATTAAAGAAATAGATAAACATATTAAATTACtaaaataataaatgggcaacTACTGAACATAAGGTTCCATGAAGAATCAACATAACTATGTCTTCATAAACATGAATTTCATGCAAGGCATTTCTTATCAATTAACAATTCATTAATGTTGATGGAATCGGAATGTTAAGTGTTGCCAAAGCATGTCTGCATGGCACAGGTAACAGAAGAGACCAGAACGACTCCAGTTCATGACCCTAACACTGCTGAAGACCTCTTTTACTCCAAACATGTTACAGTATATCcacattcctgtcattattgctATGTTCTACAACAGAGAactcagaggaggagacaggcagACTGGTTGGCAGCTTACCGGATGAAGAAGCGCCACAATGTCCAGCTGAGGATGAGGACGATGCCCAGGAACCAGCATTGGGTGACGAAGAAGGGGATGGGCAGCATGATGGTCCTGGGGTCGTATTTGACCACGATGAGGAACTCGGTCACTGTGATGGCTGCCACCAGCCACGCCTGCTGCCCCAGCTTCCTATAGAACTTcctgagggaggaaggaggagacagatgattgaattgctagaaagggaaagggggatacctagtcagttgtaaagacACACTGTACACAATACATAGTGTTACTAATACTCACGGGTCGTCCATGAAGTCGTAGATCTCCCTCATGGCCACTCCGCCCACGTTGACAAAGAAGACGAGGCGAAGCAACACCAGGTAGTGCTCCGGAGGCATCCACAGCACAAACTTCAGGTAGAAGGTGTTCAGCTCCGCCAGCAGGAACtaacagagagcaagagagaagggagagcgagatggagacaggcagggagattGCAGAGAGATTACAGGTCAGAGGGGAGAAAAACTTGAGTAGAGAGATAAGCGACAGATTAGTGTGGGCGAGAGTGAAAGTGAGAGCGCAACATAGACAGCGTGACAGTCGACAAAGAGAGTTAagtgagagagaaatgagagagacagcaacagtgagagagagagagattgagtctCACCATGAAGATGATTCCCAGGACAGCCAGCCACCTGCGTAGGTTGGAGGCAGGCTTCCACTCAAACTTGACCCAGCTGTAGGGTGTGAACTGGAAGGCCATGCGCTTGATCTTCCCCCTGattaacagacacacacatatcgTACACAATCCATCCCTAATAAGAAATGAGAAcattctataaaaaaaaaaatactactaCAAACTCTTTGATAGGAGAATATTAGTTAAGTAAACAATGGCCATATCTATAACTTATGACATTGGGACTTGGAACTTCTTTGTGTACAAGCTTAATGAAGCGTAACCAAGGTGGCAGGAGATGGGCAGCGTACTTGTATGTGGGGATGTTCCACAGTCCCTGCCACTGGTAGGGCTTCATAGACAGCCAGCCTAAGGTCTTCATCCCAGCGTAGATCCCCAGGCCATTACACACCAGCACATCCATTATCCACTGAAAGACAGACATGACATTTAGGATTCAAAGAACAAGACATGGCATTCAGCAGTCTCTAAAGACAAAATCCTAACTCAAGCTTTCTGCACATAACATTCAGTATCTACTTACAGGGAGACATAGCATTCAACATCAACTGACAGGCACATCATTCAGTATCTACTGACAGCGAGACAGATCTACtgacggggcggcaggtagcctagtggttagagtgttgggccagtagccgAATGGTTGCTAGATAGAagccccgagctgacaaggtaaaaatctgtcgttctgcccctgaacaaggcagttaacccactgttcctaggccgtcattgtaaataagaatttgttcttaacttgcctagttaaataaaaaaggtaaAAAGAATAATTAGCATTCCCTgtagctcaattggtagagcatggtgtttgcaacaccagggttgtgggttcgattcccacggggggccagcacagggaaaaaaattaaataaatgtatgaaatgtatgtattcactactgtaagtcgctctggataagagtgtctgctaaatgactaaaatgtaaaatgtaaattcaACTGACAGACACTTGAAATTCAATAAAGTCAGTTGCTTTTAAATTGCCTCCCAGTATCAAACCTGACCAAACATCTATTATCCAAACTGTAATCAATAACAAAATCAACAGGGAACAAACATATCCTTGTCAGACACAACTGTGTGTTATGAAGAAGAGGTACATACATGGTCCCACCAGCACTCAGAGAAGTTGGGGAGCTGGTGCTCCAGACTGTACTCCAGGAACTCAAACATCACGCTGATGATCATACACATCCACCAGTCTCTGATCACAAGTGTCTGACAGaagaagagggagatggagacgtgaattcGGTTGTTGTGGATTTCTGTAAGCAGTTGCCCACCACtgtgtatgatgtcatatttCTAACTCTACCTTtaatccagtattaatgctaatcAAGTATGAAATATAGGCTTAAAATACAGTACACTACTCAGACCCACCTTAATATACCAGCCAAGAAAGTGAGCGGGGACAAAGCCATCCATCTTGTCCTGCAAAAATAGCATTCATGTAATATTTTTTAACCTTTGTCAGCAGTGACCTTTGGGACAGCCCTTTTACAACCATGTTAACAAATAACTGAGAACCTTGTTTGACGCAGACAACAGTGGATTGAAATATCTGTGGAAATTAGAGTGATTAATGAGAGGAATTTATGGTTACAAAATTAACAAGCCCACAGAAAGCCAGCATTTTGGAGTGTACAGTCCACTAGGGCAGTCTGTTGGCTTAAGGGAACCCAGTAGGAGCCCTGAGTGAAGTATTACTCTGTCGAGCAAGACACCGAGAAagcgagcgagacacagagacacaccgagagagcgagagacacacacacacacacacacacacagagagagcgagaaagagcgagacacacacacaccaagagagcgagagagcgcaagagaaagcgagagagaaatgtCTTTAGTGTCACAACCCCTGCAGGTGCCACCATTGCTGTTGTGCTACAGGTTAATGTGTGCGCACGTGTCTTACCCAGATGTTATGCCAGGGGTCGGTGGTGTTCCCCGGGTCGTATATGAGGCAGTTGCCGCCATAGTCCCTCTCCGGCAGGGCTACCCCCAGTTTGGGGTCAATGTACTTCATAAACTGTCTCCCATCACGGACCGTCTAAAGAATGAGGGCAAATTAAGTATACACAAATAGATAGTATTTAGTGCTTGTCTATATGTACTTgtctatgtacactgaacaaaaacaaaaacgcagcatgtaaagtgttggtcccatgtttcatgagctgaaataaaagatcccagaaatgtttcagacacacaaaaagcttacttctctcaaatgtagtgcacacattttattttttacattcctgtgtgtgaacatttctcctttgccaagataatccatccacctgacaggtgtggcatatgaagaagctgattaaacagcatgatcattacacaggtgcaccttgtgctggggacaataaaaggccactttaaaatgtacagttttgtcacacagcacaatgccacaggtgtctcaagttttgcggaagcgtgcaattggcatgcagactgaacgaatgtccaccagagctgttgacagagaattgaatgttaatttctctaccataaaccgtctccaatgtcgttttagaaaatttggcagtacgtccaaccggcctcacaaccgcagaccacgtgtaaccacgccagcccaggacctccacatctggtttcttTACCTccgggatcatctgagactagCCTCCCAGACGGCTGATGATACTGAGGAGCAATGCTATCTGTAAtcaagcccttttgtggggaaaaactcattccgattggctgggcctgactcccaggcccacccatgcctGCACACCTGCcttgtcatgtgaaatccatagattagggcctaatttatttatttcaagtgactgatttccttatatgaactttaactcagtaaaataattGAAATTGCTGCAGTTGCGTTTAGATTTCTGTTCCGTATACTTTGAACATAACTTCTCAATGTACATAGATAGAGAAGTTAACTAGTTTCTGGAAGATGTGTTTTCTTTCATTCCCTTTAAGTCCCTTCAGATCCATTCTGCATCTAATCGTTTCATTGATCCTTTTCCCTTTTGATTGTCCCTCTTTACTAAAAAGACCTAGTTGTCAGTGCTCCCAGAGAGAACTTGCCTCTGTATTTCAAAGCTGATTGGAGTGATTATTCATTCAAACAACAATTATATTGCAACTATAATAGCACAAACAATTCAGTgctcgggtgtgtgtgtgtgtgtgtgtgtgttggtgcaaTCGACCCACCTGGAACAGCACAAAGATAAGGAATAGCTCGTAGACAACGGAGACACATAGCCAGAAGCGCCAGTATgctggagaaaaagagagagatatcaAAATATTATACATTTTAGCATAATCTACACTCCTGGGACATCCACAAGGTGCTTTCCTTGTTAATTGTTTAGAGTCTAAAACGGAGGAGGCGGGAGCgctaagctgacatatggaattgttttaagatggtcatactatcgaTCATTAAgcgatttgatttagaattttaggaccccccTCAGGtatcccaaaaaatatatagattttggcctttactactaaatcccacagaaacacattgaataacacattcataaatggcaaaaaggacAGCCCAAAAATGTATCATAAGAAACCAGGTTAACACATCTGTCCTAAATCTAGCAGATATAAAAATAactcacaaaactaccttcatacttccattccTTCTTTTTAccggtaccggttaccttcagatgagtcccgtgacaGATATCTTcagtttaaactgacagattttgatgggattTTTTTTATGTAACTTAGATTGATGCACTAGTGAgtcaatcgactctagggggttaacgGAAAACAGTAAACCACCACAAAACTGAGTCAATAATAAGGACCGCAAGGAAACATATTACTGCACAGcatccattttgtttgttttgtttattgacaGTGTAGTGGGGCTGGGATACATACCGCAGCTCCAGTTTCTCCAGTCTAAAACCCTGCAGTAACCTTCACACCATCCAGTCCTATACAAGACTTTAGTCTCCAACAAtgggccatttgttttgcaaaataGAAACACCTGGCAACAAGATGACAATGCCTGCAAACCACAAGTAGTGTTGTAGCATGACAAGTGTTGTTGTGTTTGCACTTTACTATCCATCACCTGTAGGAAACGAATGGGCAGGTATGAGTAGGACTGcttaaatagctaacaaaatggttAAATGGACCATCTGCATTGACCATTTTATTTTTAGTTGACTGCACACTCAActtcacacacacgcatactgactacacacacgcactcacatagTGAGctactgtttatcatatatcctgatgccttgtCACCTTAgccctatacatatctaaccctaccactccagtatcccttcaCATTGGAAATATGTTATTGGCAtcgaccctggaactgaccctttatatagcttacttactttcttgTGTTCTTCTCATTTCGATTTCTTGGGACTTTTTGTTTAACTTTCCTTTATAGTACTACAGATACAGtcgggcaaaaaagtatttagtcagccaccaattgtgcaagttctcccacttaaaaagatgagagaggcctgtaattttcatcataggtacacgtcaactatgacagacaaaatgagggggaaaaaatccagaaaatcacattgtaggatttttaatgaatttatttgcaaattatggtggaaaataagtatttggtcacctacaaacaagcaagatttctggctcttacagacctgtaacttcttctttaagaggctcctctgtcctccactcgttacctgtattaatggcacctgtttgaacttgttatcagtataaaagacacctgtccacaacctcaaacagtcacactccaaactccactatggccaagaccaaagagctgtcaaaggacaccagaaacaaaattgtagacctgcaccaggctgggaagactgaatctgcaataggtaacgagcttggtttgaagaaatcaactgtgggagcaattattaggaaatggaagacatacaagaccactgataatctccctcgatctggggctccacgcaagatctcaccttgtggggtcaaaatgatcacaagaacggtgagcaaaaatccagacgcacacggggggacctagtgaatgacctgcagagagctgggaccaaagtaacaaagcctaccatcagtaacacactacgccgccagggactcaaatcctgcagtgcaagacgtgtccccctgcttaagccagtacatgtccaggcctgtctgaagtttgctagagagcatttggatgatgcagaagaggattgggagaatgtcatatggtcagatgaaaccaaaatataactttttggtaaaaactcaactcttcgtgtttggaggacaaagaatgctgagttgcatccaaagaacaccatacctactgtgaagcatgggggtggaaacatcatgctttggggctgtttttctgcaaagggaccaggacgactgaaccgtgtaaaggaaagaatgaatggggccatgtatcgtgagattttgagtgaaaacctccttccattagcaagggcattgaagatgaaacgtggctgggtctttcagcatgacaatgatcccaaacacaccgcccgggcaacaaaggagtggcttcataagaagcatttcaaggtcctggactggcctagccagtctccagatctcaaccccatagaaaaatctttggagggagttgaaagtccgtgttgcccagcgacagccccaaaacatcactgctctagaggagatctgcatggaggaatgggccaaaataccagcaacagtgtgtgaaaaccttgtgaagacttacagaaaacgtttgacctgtgtcattgccaacaaagggtatataacaaagtattgagataaataagtatttggtcaataacaaaagttttccaccataatttgcaaataaattcattacaaatcctac comes from Salmo trutta chromosome 7, fSalTru1.1, whole genome shotgun sequence and encodes:
- the ptdss2 gene encoding phosphatidylserine synthase 2, with product MTKPDSKRSSMALVTGRPANAAEEQVNNGSSDPSVSGSPHHAVTPATPTKHKSAKQVSRDNLSRRNTESEVFDDGTNTFFWRAHTVTVLFILTCVLVYVTLLEETPQDTTYNTKRGIVASILVFLCFGVTQAKDGPFTRPHPAYWRFWLCVSVVYELFLIFVLFQTVRDGRQFMKYIDPKLGVALPERDYGGNCLIYDPGNTTDPWHNIWDKMDGFVPAHFLGWYIKTLVIRDWWMCMIISVMFEFLEYSLEHQLPNFSECWWDHWIMDVLVCNGLGIYAGMKTLGWLSMKPYQWQGLWNIPTYKGKIKRMAFQFTPYSWVKFEWKPASNLRRWLAVLGIIFMFLLAELNTFYLKFVLWMPPEHYLVLLRLVFFVNVGGVAMREIYDFMDDPKFYRKLGQQAWLVAAITVTEFLIVVKYDPRTIMLPIPFFVTQCWFLGIVLILSWTLWRFFIRDITLRYKDARRRKQEVTGDCGRPHGNGGTATPSGRSKLNGISESLRHRKS